One genomic window of Medicago truncatula cultivar Jemalong A17 chromosome 1, MtrunA17r5.0-ANR, whole genome shotgun sequence includes the following:
- the LOC11431903 gene encoding uncharacterized protein translates to MLKFLSRVKVEFNALDPRTASCMEFLAQCNSRKAKESNPACEVEVKRGNVEHPPQITVTFVNGVEEAFDATSTPVHRITRMILEKGQLLETEQMFREAGEQWPVIIPDEELSQHAPGTKPRKAEEKKQ, encoded by the exons ATGCTGAAATTCCTATCGAGGGTGAAGGTCGAGTTCAATGCGCTAGATCCACGAACTGCATCATGTATGGAGTTTCTAGCGCAATGCAACTCACGAAAGGCGAAAGAATCAAACCCTGCCTGCGAAGTTGAGGTGAAACGTGGAAATGTGGAGCACCCACCACAGATCACAGTGACATTTGTTAATGGTGTGGAAGAAGCGTTTGATGCAACATCAACACCGGTTCACCGTATAACGAGGATGATTCTGGAAAAGGGCCAGCTCCTTGAGACCGAACAAATGTTTCGTGAAGCAGGGGAACAATGGCCTGTTATCATTCCCGATGAAGAACTCTCTCAACATGCACCTGGCACCAAA CCAAGGAAAGCAGAGGAGAAGAAGCAATAG
- the LOC11431451 gene encoding protein GLUTAMINE DUMPER 5: MRSIPTKLLNTHPNITPTTIPHSLWHTPMPYLFGGLAAIIGLIALALLVLACSYCRLSRDNQDEDHSALDNKESDPQTKKPVKVYEENILVIMAGNENPTFLATPVVLSIINNEIDNLVLVPATSTSQENEVGSCSSQHRQ, from the coding sequence ATGAGGAGTATACCCACCAAATTGCTAAACACACACCCTAACATCACCCCAACAACTATTCCTCACTCCTTATGGCACACTCCAATGCCATATCTCTTTGGAGGACTAGCTGCTATTATAGGTCTCATAGCCTTGGCGTTATTGGTACTAGCATGCTCATATTGTAGACTCTCAAGGGACAACCAAGATGAGGATCATAGTGCTTTGGACAACAAAGAAAGTGACCCTCAAACTAAGAAACCTGTCAAGGTTTATGAAGAGAATATCCTTGTCATTATGGCTGGTAATGAGAACCCAACATTCTTGGCTACCCCTGTAGTTTTGTCCATCATTAACAATGAAATTGACAACCTTGTACTTGTTCCAGCTACTTCCacttcacaagaaaatgaagtAGGTTCTTGCTCTTCACAACATAGACAATGA
- the LOC11431452 gene encoding zinc finger protein CONSTANS-LIKE 4: MATKLCDSCKSTKATLFCRSDSAFLCLTCDSNIHAANKLASRHHRVTLCQVCEQAPAHVTCKADAAVLCISCDHDIHSANPLARRHERVPLTTTFNHQNSQQQSFFSENDHDATTEEAEAASWLLQTPSNPKFPDLNYSHYSYPEIDDFVTVNTKTDLPEQNSPGTTADGVVPVQSHSKTATEHEHEHYSDINIDFSNSKPFTYNFNHTVSSPSMDVGVVPDGNVMTEISYCSYQTTATETAPMTVAVPMTAVEREARVMRYREKRKNRRFEKTIRYASRKAYAETRPRIKGRFAKRSDLNMNLIAEDEYGVVPSC, translated from the exons ATGGCTACTAAGCTCTGTGATTCTTGCAAGTCAACAAAGGCAACACTATTCTGCCGTTCTGATTCAGCTTTCCTCTGTCTAACCTGTGATTCAAACATCCATGCCGCCAACAAACTCGCCTCCCGCCACCACCGTGTCACACTCTGCCAAGTTTGTGAACAAGCTCCGGCTCACGTCACCTGCAAAGCCGACGCAGCTGTTCTATGTATCTCCTGTGATCATGATATCCACTCTGCTAACCCCCTAGCTCGTCGCCACGAACGTGTCCCCCTCACCACCACCTTCAACCACCAGAACAGCCAGCAACAATCATTCTTCTCTGAAAATGATCACGACGCCACCACGGAAGAAGCAGAAGCTGCTTCCTGGCTTCTCCAAACTCCTTCAAACCCTAAATTCCCTGATCTCAATTACTCTCACTACTCGTACCCCGAAATCGATGATTTCGTCACTGTCAACACTAAAACAGACTTGCCAGAGCAAAACAGTCCCGGCACCACCGCAGATGGCGTCGTTCCGGTGCAGTCTCATAGCAAAACCGCCACCGAACACGAACATGAACACTACTCAGATATCAACATCGATTTCTCCAACTCAAAACCTTTCACTTACAATTTCAATCACACC gTATCTTCACCGTCGATGGATGTTGGAGTTGTGCCGGACGGAAACGTGATGACGGAGATATCGTACTGCAGTTACCAAACAACGGCGACGGAGACGGCGCCGATGACGGTGGCGGTTCCGATGACGGCGGTGGAAAGAGAAGCTAGGGTTATGAGGTacagagagaagagaaagaatagaAGATTCGAGAAGACTATTCGCTACGCTTCGAGAAAAGCTTATGCAGAAACTAGACCTAGAATTAAAGGAAGGTTTGCGAAACGATCagatttaaatatgaatttaattgcAGAGGATGAATACGGCGTCGTTCCTTCCTGTTGA